The DNA window aaatttaattaattttgaactatatatacatttttaatataatctgGATATGTTTTACCAATTTTGTCGATGAGAATTATAATGAGTTAATTAAATGTAGGAGCATAAATggatgtaataaaaaaaaattaaaatggtatctgttgtattaattaattagctaatcaatttaaatttaaaaatatatatacttttaccttccaaattaattttaaaagtaatattaacaataaaaaaacaaattaattcctacaattttgaattcaattatGAGCTTATTTAAGTTtggttgaatttaaaataaataaaaaatttatgcattCAATTAGTTCGTAAGTTCCTTTAGAATTAGATCGACCAAACCAATTCAAATTTAGcgttaatttaaaatatatattttataattatatatacatgcATATGTAGTTTTagttaatttcataattaatttttaactatttattctctaataattaaaattttaaaatatatattaaaattaaattacaaaatttaattatttgaaaataaataaataaacattttacttctaaaaataaaaatttatttaaataaatgatttagaGAAGTTAAACCAATCAACTTTAGTTGGATtagttatttaataattattatttgggtTGACAAATTTACAACTCGAATAATTGGACTGGGTCTAAAAGAATGGCTCGGCAGAACCCACAAACACCCTATAATGACCCATAAGcaatttaaataacaaataaatacaaattaattaaatagttatgaTAGTATAGAATATTAGTTATAAATGTAATGaattaaagtttattaaaatctaaataatgtattgatatttaataattgataatatataattagtaAGGactaatattaattaattaattaattatattacaTTTTAGGTTTATTTTTGGGATATATATATCCAATATGACAAattctaataatattatttttcaattttgagaaGTATGGGAGATTCCatttttgggaaaaaaaaaattctaaaaataaaataaataaatataaatataaaatataaatggtaCACCTGCCTCGCATTCCCTGCTTCCGAATCCGCGCTATTACGTGGATCTACACATTTGGTCCGTCCCGTGACCGCTCTGTTCCTTTCAATCATCCATTCAATTCAATCAATTTGGAaattccatcttcttcttcctcatctaATTTTCAATCCCTCCTCTGATTCCTGCAGACATCGGATCCTCCGGAGATCCTCCATGGATTCCTAAACTACGCGTTCTCGTCTGCTCTTGTTCTGCGCTTCCGCCGGTACGACTTTGATTCCTTGATCTATCTATCTTCTCCCTGGTTTCAATTCATCCATTTTATCCGAAAATTTATTCTGTTCTTAATCGTTgtaggctttttttttttttttttttttttttttccttttgaaggCCAAAAGTTACTGGCGATCTAAGAAAGGGAATATGTATTCACtggaaaatattgttttttagatATTGTGGTTTCATGTATTTTGCTGCTTTTGTGCGCTCACTTTGCATTGATCTTTAATTATAAGTTCATTTCAGTACGTTTCTTTGCACAAAcaattagtttctttttaatggATGCTACTAAACGAACATAAACGACGGGATGGTTATGATTTTAGTCTGAAACTGAATCATTTTCATCATAACCGAGAATCCTAAATACAGAGAATGCTTTTGTCAAAAGCTTGAATTGCTAAGATTATGTTGTCACATGAACACGCGAGTATGTACAGTTTTGTTACTTCTCAAGGCAAACACtagcttcaaatttctcacatTCGCGTATAGAGGACTAGCAGAAGAAGGAagttatgagaaaaaaagataTGGAGGAGTGGAATAAATATAATCTCAGCTAGCGCACTAAAAATTTGAGGCTGCTGGAATGTGATTGTAAAAACTGACTGGTTAGCTATGCTAAACTGGATGCTAGGTAGCAGTTAAACGTCCATTTGGAAGCTCAGTATAGGTCAGAGCACGTAGATCCATtgcatctctctctctcgctaaATTTATAGTATTCTATGATCTCAAGGAACGAGGATGTTGATTAATTCAGCCTATTCTTTCAAGTCTTGTAAACGAACAATATTGTAGATTAACGGGCACAACAAACTCTTCCACCTCCCTTAAGCTCGTAACGTAAGATTCAATGCAGCGTAGTTGTTTTTGAGGTCCTTCATTAACATTTATACAAGGACCTACTTCTCATTTCATTATGTCAATTTTAGGATCTATGAACCTCTCCTgatttgagaataaaattttggagCATGTTCTGCATTGATGGATATGATTGGTTGATCAGGAAGCTTGGTAGTTGGTTTCATCAGCtctaaaagaataatttacGTTGAAGTCCGATGTAGTTCATAATTGCATGAAAGAAGAATATATAGAGGTTGTGGCAGCTGGCGAGACATTTCATAGCCACCCTTGTCTCCCAAGCTTTGTCACTGCTCTGAAGAATTAATGAACCGGCAAACTTCAACACAAGAGAGCAGGAAGTActaaccaaaccaaacctATTTCCCATTGATAGGCTAGGTGCCAGGAGCTCACTTCCATGCCTGGCTATTATAATGAATAGTTGTGGCCATGGCACCCCCAAGGAATCTCAAGCACTTGTTTGAGAACTGACTGAAGTATTAACATTCATGGCATAGGGTTTGCAGTGTTGAACTTTTATTTGAAACCAATGATGTATTTTATTCActgttgaaataaaaaagtaagGTTGCATATAAAGGTAACTTCCccctaaatttgaaatataaagaaattgtCATTGCTTCGTCTAGGATTGTGCTTTAGCATGGAGATGTGGAAGTTATGAGAACAGAGCGAAATATAATCCTGTGGTTAAATGTGTACACTTGATTTTCTATGCATATGATTTCATGTCAACGTGATTGCTTTTCTTTCCCGAATTATGCAGGTTCGTTGGTTTCCATGTAAATGGTCAACCTGAACAATAGCTCAGGCGATGACTATGCAAGTCTGACTCAAGAGCGAGGCTTCACACCATGCAACTGGTACCaaataatgatgaaaataCAGATGATATTCTGGAACGTGCGCCCATTTTAAGTCAATTGGATTTTCTGCCACAGTCAGTGGGATCATCATCCTCTGCTGAGATTATAGCTATAGGGAGAGAGAGCTCTGGTAGTGATGATGATTCACACAATCTTAATGTTGATGAAACCAGTCATCTGGTGAATGCAGACCAACCACAATGTCGTATATGCCTTGACACTGGAGGTTTTTAACATTTCTTTCTGTTCAATATGTAATGcaatttcatcaatttcaattaaGACTGTGTTccacaaatattattttaacaaagCAAGAACATTACACTTACGTTCACTTGTAGGTTAAGACAGTGTCAGTACATGTATGTAtattctgtttttcttcttctgaagcTTCGATTTACTATTTTTAGTATGAAAATGAATTTGGTTTCAGGAGAAGATTTAATTGCTCCATGCCACTGCAAAGGCACTCAAAAGTATGTCCATAGATCATGTCTTGATAATTGGAGGTCCACAAAGGTCAGTTTTCCCTCATTTCATATTGCTTCTCTACAGTTAAATCAACACTTTTTTTCTGGGGCCATGGACTGTGGTATCGAGTGCTACCAAATCATAAAACTTCCACGGGCTGATAACCTATCTAACACATCTCCTTTCATATATCTTTCAAACGTGTCAAATTCTAGAATGAtcaagttttcaattttttttttttttttttattctaatccATTTGAGTAATTGTATCAGGAGGGCTTTGCTTTTGCTCATTGTACAGAGTGCAGAGCTATGTTCGTGTTACGTGCAAATGTCCCTCCTGATCGCTGGTGGTTGAGACTGAAGTTTCAATTTCTTGTTGCTAGGGACCATGcgttcattttcattattgttcAACTGgtaaattattgtaattatatgttttatttggCCATCCACTTTTCTGCCAAGGTGTTTAGTTCATGTTTGGCTAAATATCCTTCATTATCATTATGatataaattcatttcattgtTATGATTGATTTTTCTAGAGGGGTCTTCGCTATGTGCTTTGAACAGATTGTGGCATTCTTGGGGGTGTTGGTGTACAAATTCTACGGAGAGGAACTAAGGGAAATGTTTGGTTATGAAGAACACCCATATGGGTTCTATGCCATGGCTGGTATACTGAGGCTGCCAACTAATTCCTtactttttattcttctttataTATGTATTGAATATTTTAGTGTAAGTGAATGTTCTCACACAATATTTTGGTTTCATTCGATTAGAAGAATTTAGGATTAGCAGTTGAACGAATCCTTGCCTGAAATCGAGTGCCGGCTTTAGGAAATGTAGTTGCTCTACTATCtatctttttaattcttcGTTCTACAATTTCTTTTCTGCAGTCTTGGCGATCATCTTGGTTGGCTTACTCTATGGTTTCTTCATAGCCATTATATGCGGGCAGAGGATAAACGAACGCCACTACCATGTCCTTGCTAAGCAAGAACTGACAAAGGTCCAGTAACGAtttaaagagaataatattgtcaagttatttccattttatctCATTTCATCTCTCCAATATGGGGAACTGTTGGGTTCCTTCATTCTTCTCAAATTGTCAAAATCCTTGTGCTTACTAAGCTGATAATAGCTTTCTTGGTTTCAGGAATATATAGTTGAAGATCGAGAACATAACAAGAACGTTCCTGAATTAGACCCCAGCCATGTTATGGAGCTAAGGATGTTGGGGCTGTATTAATCTGAAATTGGTGAATCCAACATTGGGCACTTGAAGGCTTCAAGTAAGGAACTCTATCCTGTATTCCTTTCCACTCCTATGTATCGCAAGTGGAGAATTAGTAAAAATATAGGTAGAGTTGGCTCACCATTACGTTGCATAATCTTTTGCAACTtgagattttaatttgtattataCTGCAAGAATCCCCATATAATTGGAGGCTTTCATTTTTTGATCTCGTGATCTTAGACGTACTTTTGTGTTTGACCAAACAAAGCAAATTTTTCCTTCTGGTTTGATCTTGTTTGAACAAATAACTGCAATGAAAAACCTTAATATTTGAATGGTTTAAATTAGTACCTTCaatcatacatcatataatTTATGCTCTGAAACTACAAACTATAGTTCAATTATTGAATTGTCCATTTGGATGACAGGCCAAGTTCGTCCATAGGTTTctaatgatttaattttagtgTTTTGAATTAGGTTTTGATccccaaattttgaaataataaaatgttgatgatgaacatctctctcctctcatctactctcctctccaaccatgCCCTCTTCCCCTTCGTCTCTGTGGCGCTAACGACTtcctgcttcttcttctccatcttaTCCTCGTTCTTCTTCTCATGGAAACACCCAGATTTGAAAACAGAGAATCCTTTCTCTCGCTCACAAatataagagaaaaaagagggggaaaaacaaaacaatcatttgttttaaaactggCCTCGTTGTTTAGGCATATCCAATCCGAGCTGCAAATAGTTCAGAAGACCTTGATCATATTAacaccgaaaagaaaagatcatACACCGATGTAAAACTTTATCCAACACgttatgatatttatattcGTAATGAAAACAAAGTAGTGTCCATACGTAGGTGATATATCTTAAATAggaaatttatttacaaaaatgacACTCCTATATTTTGAAAACGAAGTAGTGTCCAACAATGTACATGTAAATCAACGAGTTGACTCCCATATTTATGTTGCAACTTCTCGGGCATTGGTGTCAAGACCATATAATGGGTTAACTATGTCAACGGGATCAACTCGTCTTGCTTGCTTGGGGTTATGCCCCTTTAAGACTGGTAGCTACGCTCCTTGACTCAGTCTCATGAGCTTCTTGATAGCACTCTTTCCTCTTTTGGAGTATACAAAGGAGAGCCTAGCATGTGCTTAGACTTCTCAACCCCCATAATAAATTGATCTTCCGCTTAGACTTCTCAAAAAAAAGTTGTCTCCTGCAGCAAAGGATGctcaattattttatagatGAATGCAGCAATTCATGTGAAAGCCCATGAGACAGATctttgattgatttatttgtttattggtTCAAAAAATTAATCGGATTAGAAGATCATCTTTACCTTTCGAGAAGCATAGATTACAGCTCTGTAGGTAAAGAACGTATCATCTACGCTATGAGAGACTCTCCCTGTCAACTCCACTAGGCTACCGAAGAAAATTGCACCCACTTGCACCTTCCCCGTCTATACACCCAAAGATTCTTGCCTTCCCTTTTCACAAATCACAACTACTGCAAGTCTTCATCAGACTTTATCTTTGACTGCATTCACgcacaaaataaatacaatagaTCTTCCTGGGAAGACCTTGCTTGCAATAGCTTCGAACTTTTCTTCCAACCCAAGCTGTCAACTCTTTTCTATCTTCTCAAAACGATGCTTTGTTCTGATTAGAATAATGATGTTTGCTATGGCTAATAGACTCGGGAGAGCTTTAATTTGTGTTGACAAATTTATGTAGTCTATCCAAACCAAATTAGGATAAACCTAACCTAATCTAACCTAATCTAAAATAGCCTAAGCAACTGCTAATTTCCAAATCTCAAATTAAGCTACCCCACCCACTATGTTTCATGTTCTAATCTGAAATTGGGGTTGGAAAGAATCATGTTTTTTCcaatatttagatttaaattacaacatataagaaacaaaatatacaaCACACCTGTGAATACTTGGAAGAACCAAATtatccaaaaggaaaaacatttaaaagcAAAGGTCGGAAAACAGTATACATATGTgataaaattcaagatatactgctgctagtagatattatgtGTACTTTGGCAATGACGGACAAAGAGACATTTGATGAAGAACGCTCAGCTGGGCCAGCTGACATCTATACAAGCCCCTCCCCCTCGCTCGGCCATCTTGCTAATCAGTTATTGGTTGTCTTCTCTTCTATACATCAGTTTTACAAGGCAGGTCGAGCTGCAAATAGTTGTGCAGAGCACGTTAATAACATCTCAATTAATGACCAATAAATGAACCTTGGAAGTTTAAATTCCTTCCAAACTCTCTCCCAATCAAAATCATGGGCTGAGTCAAAGATTAGAAAGCAATTTACATTCACGACATAATCATGAATGGTGCAAGCTTAGCACCAAAGGATGCATACCTCAGATTATGAAATCCTTCCAGAACACTAGAAATTTCCAACCACAATGAAGAATGCAAAAACTAATTCCGTAAATTACAATACAATATAATTTCCAACAGAGAAAAATTGAGAACATTCTTCACTTGCCGATTTAAGAACCACCAGTTATGTGTTGCCATGGAATTTCCAACTATCGTTTCcctaattttgaaacataaaGAACAACTAACAATAGACGCCCGGaccaacttgaaaaaaaaaattcttcaaaagCTCACACCGTTGCACTCGCAATATGAATAGTTTCTTCGACCAAAATATGTAAACcacaattttttaagaaacgagtataaataatcaaaagagGAAAGGAAACAGGCTAAGGATCGAGTAGAGGGTACCCCAAACAAAGATACAAAAGAATGATCTTCCAATAATTACACAAGGTTTTAAACACCACCACACAAGCTGCACACTAAAGCGTTAGAAGTTGAAAACTTATCTTCCTCACCATAAAGCGATGCAAACAACAATTTTGGAAATCACTCCCACATATATCAATCTCTAGAATACTTTCCGGCCCTCCCTCCTAGTTCATTAATTTGGAATCCATCATATGGGTTACAATGTGTTATCACTGTTTGAGACGACAACTATGTTTCTCATTACAATATGGAGTGAGAGAAAAGGGAGTAGAATACGTTATCAAACGAGAGTAGAATACTTGACAATCCGAAGGGTGttaagtttatatatattaacccACATCAAAGGAACTTTCAAGTTAATTCTTTGATTTAAAAACCCTCAATCTATGTATATAAATAAGTCATGAGGTAAgataatatataattgagaCTTCATCATAACGGCAGAAACGAATTTaatataagaaataataaGCACGAACCCAGATCAGCTGCCAATTTATTAGGGAAAGCAGAAAGCTCTCAGGTTTCCTCGTGGTCAGAGTGTTGGGAAGCCTCACATTCAGCCGAATTGGTCTCAACCTCCGGCTCAAGAGAAGGCAGATGGGCACCtaccatgaagaaaattatatatacataaaaaaaagaataaattcaaaatgaaaatgcaaCAAAAGAAGAGCAATACcttgaatgaagaaatgagAAGAAGGCCAGCCACGGACGGTAGTGGTAGACAAGGATTGCTCTGGAGAGAGAGGGTTAGCGACGTTGTGAAGAAGGTTGGCGATGGGAGGCAAATGGGAAGTAGAAGGCAAGGGAACCCAATATGAAGCACCGGGAACGAAGGGGAGCCAGTCAGGAGCCGACCGGCGAACAAGGATCCGTTGAATAGCGTCCTCAAGGTTCCGGAGCAGGGGATCAGAGGAAGGAGATTCAGAGAGGTCGGTGAGATCGTTGTCGGGAGAGGAGGAGAACGTACGGCGGTCGAGAGATTGAAGGGGAGATAGACGAGGACGAGGACGAAGAAGatttagggttagggttagggttagggaTCGGgatttggagagagagagagacataAGGATTTTTGCAGAGAAacggaaggaaggaaggaaggagaaacAGATGGAGAAAaagctaatttaatttaattctaaaataacCGACCGGAAATGATAATATATAGCGTCGCAATGACACGTGTCAGATGACTGTGCATCGATCTAGGAAGCaaaaattaaatggtaattaattattaaaatcagTGGGCGTCTAATTATGGTATGGGaaaggaatttttatttatttaaggaaaataattcttatttatatttccttattttaaattgtattaaaaaaatatatttgatttcaaattaaattatatacgTCTAAAATGgccaaaaatttcaaattattcaaaacccatgtatatttttatttaaactattatgatttaaattgttttaaattaattgattgattatttaaaatatgtgatttatattaaaatcatACTACATAGtgcattttaattatttttaataaaattttatattttaaaattttgattagtaGGTTTTgtaatagaattaaaatgtttttttttagtaagtttatatttatgatgCATTTGAATATAGTATTATATTtagaaattgattgaaaaattaaattatgatatttgctTGGATTGCATATCTTTCctaataaaatgatgtttttttttcttgtttttttttttaacataattgctatatatataaatatattagatttcaaaaagtaaattagttttaataGGATTAAAAATTTTGCTCAGTGATCCAATCATTAatacttaattaaaaattaatgaatttaaaataaaattgacaaTATTGTCTATATTATCTTTAGGGAGACAGACTGTCAAGATATCCTAtgttctctattttttattcactcTGAGATTCATGCTAGTTTCTAGCGTCTTTTGGATTGTCCTTCCTAAGAAAGATATTTACACGGGACAATATTAAGATGAAGTGTCTATATTAGGGAATGTACTTCAAATGAGAATAAGATACGGAACGAATTAACTAAGATTAATA is part of the Cucurbita pepo subsp. pepo cultivar mu-cu-16 chromosome LG03, ASM280686v2, whole genome shotgun sequence genome and encodes:
- the LOC111790371 gene encoding E3 ubiquitin-protein ligase MARCH1, with product MQLVPNNDENTDDILERAPILSQLDFLPQSVGSSSSAEIIAIGRESSGSDDDSHNLNVDETSHLVNADQPQCRICLDTGGEDLIAPCHCKGTQKYVHRSCLDNWRSTKEGFAFAHCTECRAMFVLRANVPPDRWWLRLKFQFLVARDHAFIFIIVQLIVAFLGVLVYKFYGEELREMFGYEEHPYGFYAMAVLAIILVGLLYGFFIAIICGQRINERHYHVLAKQELTKEYIVEDREHNKNVPELDPSHVMELRMLGLY